In Balaenoptera ricei isolate mBalRic1 chromosome 7, mBalRic1.hap2, whole genome shotgun sequence, a single window of DNA contains:
- the HOXD13 gene encoding homeobox protein Hox-D13, with amino-acid sequence MSRAGSWDMDGLRADGGAAGAAPASSSSSSSVAAAAPGQCRGFLSAPVFAGTHSGRAAAAAAAAASGFAYPGTSERAGSASSSSSSAVVAARPEASSSKECPAPGAAAAAPPGAPALGYGYHFGNGYYSCRMSHGVGLQQNALKSSPHASLGGFPVEKYMDVSGLASSSVPANEVPARAKEVSFYQGYTSPYQHVPGYIDMVSTFGSGEPRHEAYISMEGYQSWTLANGWNSQVYCAKDQPQGSHFWKSSFPGDVALNQPDMCVYRRGRKKRVPYTKLQLKELENEYAINKFINKDKRRRISAATNLSERQVTIWFQNRRVKDKKIVSKLKDTVS; translated from the exons ATGAGCCGCGCCGGGAGCTGGGACATGGACGGGCTGCGGGCGGACGGCGGGGCCGCCGGGGCGGccccggcctcctcctcctcctcctcctccgtggCGGCAGCGGCGCCGGGCCAGTGTCGCGGCTTCCTCTCGGCGCCAGTGTTCGCCGGGACACACTCCGGAcgagcggcagcggcggcggcggcggcggcctcgGGCTTCGCGTACCCGGGGACCTCTGAGCGCGCGGGTTCCGCCTCGTCGTCGTCATCTTCGGCTGTGGTCGCGGCGCGCCCGGAGGCTTCCTCCTCCAAAGAGTGCCCGGCGCCCGGCGCGGCCGCTGCAGCGCCCCCGGGCGCCCCGGCCCTGGGCTACGGCTACCACTTCGGTAACGGTTACTATAGCTGCCGCATGTCGCACGGCGTGGGCTTACAGCAGAATGCTCTCAAGTCGTCGCCACACGCCTCGCTGGGAGGCTTCCCGGTGGAGAAGTACATGGACGTGTCGGGCCTGGCAAGCAGCAGCGTACCGGCCAACGAGGTGCCCGCGCGAGCCAAGGAGGTGTCCTTCTACCAGGGCTACACGAGCCCCTACCAGCATGTGCCCGGCTACATCGACATGGTGTCTACCTTCGGCTCCGGGGAGCCTCGGCACGAGGCGTACATCTCCATGGAGGGCTACCAGTCCTGGACGCTGGCCAACGGGTGGAACAGCCAGGTGTACTGCGCCAAGGACCAGCCACAGGGCTCCCACTTTTGGAAATCATCCTTCCCAG GGGATGTGGCTCTAAATCAGCCAGACATGTGTGTCTACCGtcgggggaggaagaagagggtgCCCTACACCAAACTGCAGCTCAAAGAACTGGAGAACGAGTATGCCATTAACAAGTTCATTAACAAGGACAAGCGGCGGCGGATCTCGGCTGCCACGAACCTATCCGAGAGACAAGTGACCATTTGGTTTCAGAACCGAAGAGTGAAAGACAAGAAAATCGTCTCCAAGCTCAAAGATACTGTCTCCTGA